In archaeon BMS3Bbin15, the DNA window ATGCCATTAGACCATCAGCATATATAAGAAAACTGTCAAATTGCCTGCCAGCGGAAATTCAGAGTATGCATGAAATGTAACCCCTTATTCAACTGCCGATTTGGGATTTTTCGCTTACATAGCAAAATAAGCCCAATCTACGGTCAGTTATAACTATATCCATCGTTAAATATTTGTAAAGAAGTCTGTATACCATTAAAACTTAAAAAGAGGTAAAAATTGTATGACACCGGACCCAGATTTATATGCGCCAATAGTGGACCTCCATGAGGCTGAAAAAAGTGATATAAAAACACTATTCAAAAAACTTAATACCAGCACACAGGGAATTTCTAATCAGGAAGCAGAAAAGCGAATTAAAATCTATGGTCCAAATGCTCTGCAAGAAAAGCGAGTTAATCCAATATTAAAGTTTTTGAGTTATTTCTGGGGACCCATACCCTGGATGATTGAAATTGCAGCAGTTCTGTCAGTTTTAAGTAGAGATATTGATACTTTCATTATAATCTTTGCAATGTTGCTTATAAATGGACTGATTGGATTTTTCGAAGAGCATCAAGCATCTAATGCCATGGAGGCATTGAAAAAACAGCTTGCCAATGAAGCCAGAGCGCTTCGTGATAATAAATGGCAGGAAATTGAAGCATCAAATCTGGTACCTGGAGATATTGTTCACGTAAAGCTTGGAGACGTCATCGCTGCAGATATCAAACTTATCGAGGGAAAATATCTTAGTGTTGACCAATCAGCGATGACAGGAGAATCTTTGCCTGTAACCAAAAAAGGGGGAGATGTTGCATATTCTGGGTCTATCATAAAACAGGGAGAGATGACTGCTCTGGTTACTGCTACTGGCATAAATACCTACCTTGGCAAGACAGCAAAGCTTGTGCAAAGTGCAGGAGCACCCTCGCATTTTCAGGAAACTATAATGAGAATTGGAGATTTTCTTATTATTGCAGCTTTAGTATTTGGTGGAATTTTAATAAGTGTTGAACTTTTAAGAGGTATTGAGTTATTCAAGTTATTGACATTTGTACTGGTGCTTATAGTGGCATCCATACCGGTAGCAATGCCTGCAGTTTTATCGGTTACTCTGGCAATGGGTGCCATGGACTTAGCCCGGGTAAAGGCTCTGGTTACAAAACTGCAATCTATTGAAGAAATGGCTGGAGTAGATGTGTTATGCTCTGATAAAACCGGGACACTCACACAGAACAAAATAAAGGTAGGAGAGAGATTTACATTTAAAGCTCGTAATGACAGTGAACTGTTAATTACAGCAGCATTGGCATCAGACCCTGATAATGGGGATACTATTGATCTTGCAGTATTAAACGCATTGCAGGACAAAATTGCAATGCAGGATAATCAACAACTGGAATTTACTCCATTTGACCCTATTTCAAAAAAAATGGAGGCTACCATACAGGACGTGTCTGGCAATCGTTTTAAAGTAAGTAAAGGCGCACCCCAGGTAATAATGGAAATGTGTAAACTGGATAAAAAGGAGTCTACACGAGTAAATCAGATTATTGAAGACCAGGCTTCAAAAGGCTATCGTACTTTAGGAGTGGCAAAAAAATCTGATAATGATAACTGGCAATTTATGGGGATATTATCATTGTATGACCCTCCCCGTGAAGATTCAAAGGCCACAATCGCAGCTGCTGAAAGTTATGGACTTAGAGTGAAGATGATCACAGGGGACCATATTGCAATAGCTAAACAAATTGCAGCACAACTGGGTTTAGGAACTAATATAGTATCTGCTGATGAAATTTTTAACGGTTCTTCTGATACAGAGACATCCATGCAAAAAATTGAAAAAGCAGACGGTTTTGCACAGGTGTTTCCTGAACATAAATACCAGATAGTAAAAGCGTTACAATCGATGGGACACTACGTTGCAATGACAGGTGATGGGGTAAATGACGCTCCTGCACTGAAACAGGCAGATGTAGGAATAGCTGTGCCAGGAGCAACCAGTGCTGCAAGAGCTGCTGCGGCACTGGTACTCACAGGGCACGGATTATCAACAATAATAAAAGCAATTGAGAAAGCACGACACATATTTCAGCGAATGTTGAGCTATGTGATTTACCGTATTACAATGACTCTTGATATTATGGTATTTGTTGTTCTGGCGATGATAATCTTCAACATGTTTCCTCTAACTGCAAAAATGATTGTGTTATTAGCGCTTATGGATGATATTCCCATTATGGCTATTGCCACGGACCATACATATATAAGTTCTAAGCCAGTTCGATGGAAAATGAAAAAAGTTCTGGCCAGTTCAGGTATGCTTGGAATGCTGGCACTCATAGAGACATTTGGATTGTTTTTACTGATATGGTATAAAGCTCCAGATTTATTCACATATAGTATTCGAACTATAATGTTTTTACAGCTCATTGCCAGTGGGCATTTAATGTTGTTTGTCACACGTACAGAGAAATTCTTCTGGCAAAAACCGTACCCTTCACGATTACTATTTCTTGCAATTATAATTACACAGATTCTGGCTGCGATAATGGCAGGATTGGGTTTGTTGATGCCTGCAATATCCTGGAATGTTATTGCTTTGATATGGGGTTATAATGTGATATGGGTGTTTGGAATAGGTATAATCAATGGCCTTGTCAACAAACACTGGAAATCCCAGTATAACATTGAACAAGTCTAAATTCCCAGAAGACCACTTCTATTTCCAGAGGGTCCCATCATAGCTCCCGAGTCCGTTGTACTGTGAATCAAATTATTCATGGCCATATCAGGACTGTTATAGTAAAGTTGAATAATATTGTGTATCTCCCGACGATTAAGATTCTTCTCAACCATCAGCTCAAGCAGAGCCTCTCTCCTCCTAATTTCTGTTTTAATATTGACTATGCTCATATTGTTAAGAGTGCTGAGTTCTTCAATATACCTCCCGCTCAGTATAACCTCCTTTATCTCTTCCGATTTGCTGTCAAATTTAAAGAGAGTATTTGTAAGTATATTATCACCTTCAGTACCCGAAATCTCTACAATCTCAAAAACCCTTCTAACCACCTTGCCTTTTTCCACCTGCCTCCTCTGGGCAACAATTAAATTAAGAGCAGGAATCATTATGTCCGGAACATTCATAGGGTGAGACCTCAGTCTGCTGAGAGTTTCCCTTGCAGAGTTAGCATGCAGTGTTGCAATACACCCATCATGACCTGTATTCATTGCAGTAAAAAGAGTTAAAGCTTCTTCTGCCCTGACTTCACCTACAATTATTCTATCAGGGCGCATTCTAAGGGCATTTTTAAGAAGGTCATCCATTGTTATTTCATTGCCCTCGCTGTCAGGAGGTCTTGTTTCCAGAGGGATCCAGTGTTCATGAGCAAGATTTATTTCGAGCACATCTTCAATACTTATTATTCTCTCGTCTTCAGGAATAAAGCTTGAAAGAGCATTCAAAGTTG includes these proteins:
- the yloB gene encoding calcium-transporting ATPase, which gives rise to MTPDPDLYAPIVDLHEAEKSDIKTLFKKLNTSTQGISNQEAEKRIKIYGPNALQEKRVNPILKFLSYFWGPIPWMIEIAAVLSVLSRDIDTFIIIFAMLLINGLIGFFEEHQASNAMEALKKQLANEARALRDNKWQEIEASNLVPGDIVHVKLGDVIAADIKLIEGKYLSVDQSAMTGESLPVTKKGGDVAYSGSIIKQGEMTALVTATGINTYLGKTAKLVQSAGAPSHFQETIMRIGDFLIIAALVFGGILISVELLRGIELFKLLTFVLVLIVASIPVAMPAVLSVTLAMGAMDLARVKALVTKLQSIEEMAGVDVLCSDKTGTLTQNKIKVGERFTFKARNDSELLITAALASDPDNGDTIDLAVLNALQDKIAMQDNQQLEFTPFDPISKKMEATIQDVSGNRFKVSKGAPQVIMEMCKLDKKESTRVNQIIEDQASKGYRTLGVAKKSDNDNWQFMGILSLYDPPREDSKATIAAAESYGLRVKMITGDHIAIAKQIAAQLGLGTNIVSADEIFNGSSDTETSMQKIEKADGFAQVFPEHKYQIVKALQSMGHYVAMTGDGVNDAPALKQADVGIAVPGATSAARAAAALVLTGHGLSTIIKAIEKARHIFQRMLSYVIYRITMTLDIMVFVVLAMIIFNMFPLTAKMIVLLALMDDIPIMAIATDHTYISSKPVRWKMKKVLASSGMLGMLALIETFGLFLLIWYKAPDLFTYSIRTIMFLQLIASGHLMLFVTRTEKFFWQKPYPSRLLFLAIIITQILAAIMAGLGLLMPAISWNVIALIWGYNVIWVFGIGIINGLVNKHWKSQYNIEQV
- a CDS encoding putative conjugal transfer protein/MT3759 yields the protein MNLSSLKHWLPNLLERGDSIRCKDYEKEIEVLKLKLKGRYNKVFITSRDEIIKVINEIKSEFGEILTEEVIKCYVYEELSLGELTPLIMDDNLEEIMVVARERHVFVYNRLRGMMPTQIFIEEEKVRKLIEKIAKYSGRKISNSSPLLDARLPDGSRVNATLQGVSPRGSTITIRKFRREPLTIADLIRYGTLSPYSAAFLWLAVEGMHSRPANIIVIGGTACGKTTTLNALSSFIPEDERIISIEDVLEINLAHEHWIPLETRPPDSEGNEITMDDLLKNALRMRPDRIIVGEVRAEEALTLFTAMNTGHDGCIATLHANSARETLSRLRSHPMNVPDIMIPALNLIVAQRRQVEKGKVVRRVFEIVEISGTEGDNILTNTLFKFDSKSEEIKEVILSGRYIEELSTLNNMSIVNIKTEIRRREALLELMVEKNLNRREIHNIIQLYYNSPDMAMNNLIHSTTDSGAMMGPSGNRSGLLGI